The Mycolicibacterium flavescens genomic interval CGAGTACCGCCCCGACCACGAGGTGACCGTCGAGTTGGCGTTCCGCGCAAGGATGTCCGACGCGTCGTTGCTTCCACAGCTGCTCGCGGCCGACGCGTTGTCTGCCGAACTCAAGACCTACGTCCGCAAGCGCCTGTCGACCAACGGCAAATAGGCACCACCGCGGCCCGCCAGCGGAACCGTGACGCACCCCACGCTTTGGTAACGGGGCCGCTGCCGGTGCCGACATAACCGTCAGCAGCGGCTACGCGCGGCGGGTGTCCCGTATCGCGGCAGGTGTGAAGCAGCAGCGCCTGAACCGGCAGCCCTGACCCGGCTCCGGTCCGCCCATCCGCGATGACCGCTCGGCGGTATCCCTCGACCAGGAAGTTCACAGCGATGACATTGCGACACAGTTGGGCGCGCCGCATGATGGCCGGCGCGCTAGCGGCCCTGCTCATACCGGGCCTGGTCGCGGCGGTGGGTGGCACGTCCACCGCAGCGGCATACTCACGACCGGGCCTTCCCGTCGAAACCCTGATGGTCCCGTCGGCCGCCATGGGCCGCGACATCCCGGTCAAGTTCCAGGGCGGTGGCCCGCACGCGGTCTACTTGCTCGACGGCTTGCGGGCGCGCGACGACAACAGCGGCTGGGACATCGAAACCGCCGCGTTCGAGAACTACTTCGAATCCGGTCTGTCGGTCGTGATGCCGGTCGGTGGCATGTCGAGCTTCTACACCAACTGGCAAGGACCCGCGGTCGGCAACGGCGGGCGCTACTCCTACCAGTGGGAGACCTTCCTGACGTCTGAACTCCCGGCGTACCTGTCCGCCAACAAGGGCGTCTCGCCCAGCGGCAACGCGGTGGTCGGCCTGTCCATGTCGGGCAGCGCGGCGCTGATCCTGGCGGCCTACCACCCCGGCCAGTTCCGCTACGCGGCATCGTTGTCGGGCTTCCTCAACCTCTCCGAGGGCATCTGGCCGCTGCTGGTCGGCGTCGCGATGCGCGATGCGGGCGGATTCAGCGCCACGGCGATGTGGGGCCCGCCGGGCAGCTCGGCCTGGAAGCGCAACGACCCGACGGTCAACGTCGGCAAGTTGGTGGCCAACGGCACCCGCATCTGGGTGTACTGCGGCAACGGTGTCCCGTCCGAACTCGGGGGCGGCGGCGACATCGCCGGCCAGTTCCTCGAAACCATCACGCTGGACAGCAACAAGAGCTTCCAGCAGGCCTACCAGGCAGCCGGTGGAGGCAACGGCACGTTCAACTTCCCCGCCAACGGCACCCACGGATGGGGCTACTGGGGTTCGCAGCTGGCCGCGATGAAGGGCGACATCCAGGCCACGCTGGGCGCCTGAGCTCGCTGACGCCGCTGGGCGACCGCCTCGTGCGGTCGCCCAGTGCGCGTTGGAGACAATCACGGGGTGACGCAGCAGCCGCGACCGACCGTTCCCGCGCTCCTGGCGCATGCATGCCACGAATTCGGCGACCACACCTATCTGGTCACCCCGACGGACCGACTCACCTACCGTGAGGCGCACGAGCGCTCGGCCCGCATTGCGCGGTGGCTTCTGGGGCAAGGCGTCGGCAAAGGAACCCGCGTCGGCCTGTTCTTTCCCAACGGGGTGGACTGGGTGCTCTGGTGGTTGGCGGCCTCCCGCATCGGCGCGCTGGTCGTGCCGCTGAGCACGCTCTACGCCCCGGCCGAGATCGCCAAAGTCACTCGGCTGGCCGACGTTGCGCTGATCGTCGCTCCCAGGCGCGTGCTGAGCATCGATGTCGCCGACCGGTTCGAAGCGGCCTGGCCGGAGTTGACGACCCAGCGGGGCGGAGGGTTGGCCATGACGGGCGCTCCGTACCTACGTCGGCTCGTGTTCGTCGACGGCCCGGTTCCCCCTTGGGCCACGCGGTGGGACGGCGACGCCGACGGCCTACCGGACGAGCTGCTGGCCGCCGCGGAGGCCGAGGTGAGCCCCGCCGATCTGGCCGTTGTCATCCACACGTCGGGCTCGACAGCGGACCCGAAGGGCGTCATGCACACGCACGGTACCCTCGTGCGACAGACATCGACATGGCCGAACGCGATCCGCGCGGTATCCAAAAGCGAAGGTGCAGTGCGGATTCTGTGTGCGATGCCGTTCTTCTGGGTCGGCGGGCTGCTCGCGGCGACCGGTGCGCTGCACGAACCCGTCACGGTGCTCGTCATGCCGAAACTGGACGCCGAGGGCGCACTCGATCTGATCGAACGCGAGCGGGCCGCTGGAGTCGTCGGATGGCCCGCGTTCACCCAGCGGCTCCGTGAGCATCCGAGCTTTCCCGGCCGCGATCTGGCCTGCGCGCCGATGTTGCGCGACGGTCCGCTCGACATCGCGATGGTCGACGTACCCGACGGATATCCCGTGCATCGCACCATGTCCGAGACCGCGGGCGGGTTCGCATACACCGACATGTGCATCGTCGACGACGACGGCGCACTGGTTTCTGACGGGCAGGTCGGCGAACTGCTGATCCGCGGCATCGGCGTGATGGCCGGCTACAACAAACGCGAACGGTCGGAGACCTTCGACGAAGACGGTTGGTACCACACGGGCGATCGCGTCTACCGCAGACCGGGCGATCCGCGGCTGTTCTACGTGGGCCGGACCACCGACATGATCAAGGCCGCCGGGGCCAACGTCTCACCGCTCGAGGTCCAGGCGGTCATCGAGGAATCCCCCGCCGTGGCACAGTGTCTCGTGCTCGGTATCGACGACCCCCTACGCGGGGAGCAGGTGTGCGCAGTCGTCGTGCCCGCCGCCGCACGCGTCGACATCGACGCGTTGGCCGCCCACGCCCGCGCGCACCTGTCAACATACAAGGTGCCGACCCGCTGGGTGCTGGCCTCCAGTGACCAGATCCCGATCCTGTCCAGCGGAAAGTTCGACCGCAGGACGCTGAGCACCATGATCGTCGACGGCGTCCTCGAATCGGTTGTTCGGTGACTGGGATGGATGTCCTGCGAACACCGGACGACCGTTTCGCCGCGCTGCCCGACTACCCGTTCGCCCCTGGCTATGTCGACGTGCAGACACGCGGAATGGACCCGCTACGAATGCATTACGTCGATGCGGGACCGTCCGACGCGCCCGTCGTCGTGCTGCTGCACGGCCAACCGACCTGGTCCTATCTGTACCGGCACGTCATCGGTGTGCTGTGCGGGTCTGCGCGTGATCGCGCCCGACAACATCGGCTACGGCCGCTCGGACAAGCCGACCGACCCGACCGCCTACACCTTCAAGCGGCACGTCGACTGGATCCACAGTGCCATCACCCGCTTGGATCTCACCGAAATCACCCTGGTCGTACAGGACTGGGGCGGGCCCATCGGACTCAGCGTGCTCGCGCGCGACCCCGACCGCTTCGCCCGCGTCCTAGCCACCAACACGATCCTGCACACCTGCGACCCAGGCCTGGCGGGCAAGCTCGAATGGCCGCATCACGCCGTCGGCGACGGTCAGGTCATCCTTCAGGAGACCCTCCTCGACTACGTGGCGTACTACCAACGCTCACCGGAACTCGTTCCGAGCTTCTCCCTCGACGCGGTGGCCGGACCCTTGAGCCCGGACGTGCGAGCCGCCTACGACGCACCCTTCCCCGACCGTTCATACACCGCGGGCCTACGCCAAATGACCGCGTTGATTCCGTTGACGCGCAACGACCCCGGGGCCGCGATCGGTCGCGAGACCATGGCCGCGCTCGGCCAGTGGCGCCGGCCGTTTCTCACCGCGTACTCCGATGGCGATCCGGCGACGCGCGGTTGGGACAAAATTTTCGCCGAACACGTCCCCGGCGCGAAAAACCAACCGCACACGACGGTCACGGGTGCGGGCCACTTCATTCAGGAGCAGCGGGGCGACGAACTCGGCCGTATCATCACCGAATTCATCGCCCGCACAGGGTGATCAGAGCCCGAACTGGTCGTCGATGATGCCGAGCCACACCTGAGCCGCGTCGATCGACACCTTCTCGCTGATGAACGCGTGCTGCGTGCCGGTGTACATGTCGCGGAACGCACGTTCCAGGCGGCTGCCCTCGCGGATCGCACTGGTGCCCGCAGCCAGATGTGCCCACTCCGCGCACTGACGAGCCACGTCGGTGGCGTACACCGCGGCCACCCTCATGTCCGCGCGCAGGGTCGGCGTGAGGTCCTCCCCCGCCGCCACACTGGCTTCTGCCGTTGCGAACGCATCGAGCACCAGCAGCCGCGCCGCCCGCCACGCCGCGACGTGATGGGCCAGCCCTTTCTGGAAGGTCGGCCGGCTCGCCAGCGACGCCATGTCGCTCATCCGGAACTTCGTGGCGGCCAGTTCTTCGACGTCGTCGAGCATGCTCTTGGCGACGCCCAGCGCCCACGACGCATGCCCGGCGGCGGTGACGGGCATCATGCCCATCCGCGTCGCGGGCCACGATCCGCGCAACGGCTCACGAGTGAACAACGCGAACGTGCGGTCGGCGGGAACGAACACGTCCTCGACGCTGTAGTCGTAGGAGCCCGTCCCCTTGAGCCCCTGCACGTGCCAACCGTCGTTGAAGCTGACCTGCTCACGCGGCAGGATGGCGATCTGCATGTCCGGCACACCTTCGCTGACCCAGCGCATCTCGGTCCCGTCCATCGGCAGGAACCCCGCGGCGACATACTGCGCATGCCCGATCCCCGAACCGAAGCTCCACGACCCGGTCAGCCGGTAACCACCGGGCACGGCGGCGCCTTGACCGTTCGGGAAGAACTGCCCGCCCATCGTGACCCGGTTGTCGTGGGCCGTGAACACCTCGGCGAAGCCCGCGTCCGGCAAGTACGCGGCGGCAGCGAACGACGACGGCAGGTTGGCGATGCCGATCCAGCCGAAAGACCCGTCCTGCCATGCCATCTCGATCCAGGTCTCGATCATCTCGGCGAACGACGGTTCGCTGCCGCCGGCGGGAGCGGGGTTGAACGCCGTCATCAGGCCGGTGTCCCACATCGCCTCGACCACGGTCGGGCTCAGTGTGCGCAACCGCTCCGACTCGCCGGCCTCGCGGGCGACGAGATCACGTAGCCCGCGCGCTTTCGCCGTGATGTCGCCGGCCGATGCCGAGGTCTCCAACGTCGAGGTCATCCGTCTTCTCTATCAGTTGTCGGCGATCCGATGTCACAAATCCGGTCGCTGCATACGTCTGGGGTGTGTGAGGACAGACGAGAAAGGCAGCAACCCATGAAGAACATCGTGATACTTGGCGGCGGCTACACCGGTATGGCGACGGCCACGGCGCTGGCGGGCCGGCTGAAGCGCCGCGACAACGTGCACATCACGCTGGTCAACGCGCAGACCCGCTTCACGGAGCGGCTGCGGCTGCACCAGGTCGCCTCCGGCCAGGAGCTGAACAACCTGCCGATACCCGACCGGCTCACCGGCACCGGCATCGAGTTCGTCCACGGCTGGGTGACCGGCATCGACGCCGACGCGCAGACCGTTCGCATCGATGACGCCACGATCTTGCGCTACGACACCCTGGTCTACGCGCTGGGCGCCGTCGCCGACAGCAACGGCGTCCCGGGCGTCGACGAGTTCGCCTACACCCTCAACAGCGCCCAGGACGCCCAACTGCTCGCCGAGCACCTGAAGCGGATCGGCGACGGCCCCGTCGTGGTCGCCGGTGCCGGGCTCACCGGCGTCGAGTCCGCGGCCGAGATCGCCGAACAACATCCCGAGCTCGACATTGTTCTGCTGAGCCGCCAGTTTCCCGGCGCAATGATGGGCGAGAAGGCGCGGGCACGACTGCACGCCGGGCTGGAACGCCTCGGCGTCCGGGTGCGCGCCGGCGTCGAGATCGTGAAGGTGATGGCCGACGGCGTCGCGCTGGCCGACGGCGAGGTGGTCCCGGCGCAGGCTGTGCTGTGGACAACCGGGGTGCGGGTGTCACCAATGGCTGCGACGGCGGGGCTGACGGTCGACGAGCGTGGACGCATCGTCACCGACGAGTCGCTACGCTCCGTCAGCCACCCGAACGTCTACGCAGTCGGCGACGCGGCCGCGGTGCAGCAGGGATACGGCATCATCCACGGCACCTGCCAGAGCGGCATACCCACCGGTGTGCACACCGCAGCGTCGATCGCACGTGAGCTGAAGGGCAAGAGCCCCAAGCGATTCCGCTTCGGCTACATCCACCAGCCGGTCAGCCTGGGACGTGACGACGCCGTCATCCAGTTCACCCATGCCGACGACAGCCCCGGATGGTTCTATCTGGCCGGCCGGTTCGCCGTCGCGTATAAAGAGGCGGTGAGCTCCAGCCCCTGGACGACTTACCGCCTGCTGAAGCTGATCCCGGCGTTCGGCGCCGCCATGTGGCGCCGCGGGGGCAGGTTGACAAAGTGACCGATGACCAGCAGACGTTCGCCGATCACCGCAACCTGTTGTTCGCGATCGCCTACCGCATACTCGGCTCGGCCGCCGATGCCGAGGATGTGGTCCAGGACGCGTGGTTCAAGTGGTCGGCGGACGACCGCTCCCAGGTATCCGACCCCAAAGCCTACCTGTCACGCATCGTGTCGAACTTATCGATGGATCGGCTGCGCTCGACACAGCGGCAGCGCGAAACCTATGTGGGGCCGTGGCTTCCGGAGCCGATCCTGACCGCGTCCGATGCCGCCGACGACGCCGTCACCGCCGATTCGGTCTCGCTGGCGATGCTCGTCGTGCTCGAGACCCTCAGCCCGCTGGAACGCGCGGTGTTCGTTCTCAAGGAGGCGTTCGACTTCAGCTACGCCGAAATCGCCGAAGCCGTCGAACGTTCCGAGTCGGCGGTGCGACAGGCCGCCCACCGCGCACGCGAGCACGTCCAGGCCCGCCGACCGCGGTTCGAGGCCGACCGGGCCAAGAAGCGGCAAGTCACCGAGCGATTCTTCGCCGCGAGCGTCGGCGGTGACATCAACGCGCTGTTGGAGATGCTCGCGCCGGAGGTGACCTTGTGGACCGATGGCGGCGGCAAGGTCCGCCAGGCGCTGCGACCGCTCATCGGCGCGGCCAACGTCGCCCGCTGGCTCGCCGGCACCGCCAAGCGGCCTTATGAAGGCATCGAAATCGCCGATATGACAGCTGAAGTCGTGGAGATCAATGGCGGCCCCGGAATCGTACTGAGCGGCGCTGGGCGCATCATCGCCACGCTCACCGTTGACCTCGACGACGACGGCCGCATCGCGACCATCCACAACATCGCAAATCCCGACAAGCTGCGCGCTATCGCCGGCGGTCAGGCCCGATCGCTCACTTGATGATGCGGACCAGATACGGCGCCATGTTGCTGGTGCGCACCGGGGAGACCGTCACCCCGGTGTCCGCCGTCTCCAGCATCTGCCCGTTGCCGAGGAACAGCGCGACGCTCTGATCGCCGTTGGGGCCGTAGAAGATGAGATCACCGGGCAGCGCCTCGGACGGCAACACCTTCTGCCCGACGTTGTACTGCGCACCCGAGGACCGCGGCAGCTTGACTCCGATACCGGCGAACGAATAGACCATCAGGCCCGACGCGTCGAAACCGACGGTGCTCAGCGCGGGATCCAGGCCGACGATGTGGCCTTCGCGGTCGAGTCCGGCGACGTTCTCGGGCGTGCCGCTGCCCTTCGTCGGCCCGTTGGCGTCTCCCCCGCCGTAGGAGAAGGGGACGCCGCGCTGCGCGAGACCGCGCGCGATCACGAGGTCGACCGCCTGCTGGTTCGCCGCGGACCGGGAGGATGGTGCAGCGACCGCCACCCCAGGGATGGCCACCAACAGGGCGACACCGATCACCAAGGCGTAGATGCGTCTCATGGTTCGTTGCTCTTTCTTCGTCTGCGCGCATACCGATGGCGCTGTAATCACTTGTACGCGTGGTTTGCTCGTGACGCCAATTCGCGCCTGGCTCAGCGTCAATGAGATGCAGTACCGTAACCGAACAGTGATTACCTCCCTTTGTTGTGGCGCCCGGCGATGACCGAACGGATCGCAGTGGTCGGTGGCGGCATCATCGGTGTCGCGGTGGCCCGCGAGATCGTGCGTCGTCGTCCCGACTCCGATGTCACGCTCTTCGAGAAGGAAAACCGTCTCGCGTCGCACCAGACCGGCCGGAACAGCGGGGTGGTGCACGCGGGTCTGTACTACCAACCCGGTTCGCAGAAGGCCGTGCTCTGTCGTCGCGGGGTGAGCCTGCTCGAAGAGTTCTGCGCCGAGCGTGGCATCCGCCGGATCGCGTGCGGCAAGGTCCTGGTCGCGCTCACCGACGAGGAGAAGGACAGGCTCGCCGACATCGAACGGCGGGCGTCGGCGAACGGTGTACCCAGGGTGCGGATCATCGGACCTGAGGAACTGCTTGAGCTTGAACCCAATGTGCGTGGCATCGCCGCGCTGCACTCCCCGTCGACCTCGATCGTCGACTATGCGGAGGTGACCAGGGAGCTTGCCGCCGACGCCACGAATGCCGGTGCGAAAGTCCTTCTCGGACACGAGGTGACCGGCCTACGGGTGGGCGACTCCGACGTGGTGGTCAGCACCCGTACGGAGGGAATCGGCGACCAGGCCCGGTTCGACCGGGCCGTCGTGTGCGGTGGCCTGCAGAGCGACCGGCTCGCCGAAATGGCCGGGGACGGCCCGAATCCGGTGATCATGCCGTTCCGGGGCGAGTACTACGCGCTGAAACCGCACCGGCGCGATCTCGTCAACGGTCTGGTCTATCCCGTGCCCGACCCGCGCTATCCGTTTCTGGGTGTGCACCTCACCCCGCGCGTGGACGGTCAGGTGCTCATCGGACCCAACGCGGTGCTCGCGCTGGCACGTGAGGGTTACACCTGGGGCACGGTGTCGCTGCGCGATCTGAGCGCGATCGCCTCGACGCCCGCTTTCTGGCGGTTCGCCAGGCGGCATTGGCGCACGGGTGTCCGCGAGGTGTCCGGTTCGCTGTCCAAGCGGCGATTCATCACTGCCGCCAGGGCCTACGTGCCGTCGTTGCGTGACAAGGACGCGGTGCCCGGCACCGCCGGCGTGCGGGCCCAGGCCCTCGACCCCGACGGCGGTCTGGTCGACGACTTCCGGATCAGCGTGCGCGGCCGCGTCGTGGTGCTCCGAAATGCGCCGTCACCGGCGGCGACCTCGGCGCTGGCGATCGCCGAGCGCATCGCGGACACCTTTGAGGCGTCGACGTGACGCCTCCCTGCTGATAACGCCATCCCCGGCAAAGGCCGGGTCGTACTGTGGGGGCATGGCCATCATCGAAACGGACGCCGCGCCTCAGACCCCGTTCGACCAGGAGGTCGCTGCCACGCAGCGGTACTTCGACAGCCCGAGATTTGACGGCATCATCCGCCTCTACTCGGCCCGTCAGGTCGCCGAGCAGCGCGGCACGATCCCCTCCGACTACATCGTGGCGCGCGAGGCCGCCACGGCCTTCTACGAGCGCCTGCGCGAACTGTTCGCACAGAAGAAGAGCATCACCACGTTCGGCCCATACTCGCCTGGCCAGGCCGTGACGATGAAGCGGATGGGCATCGAGGGCATCTACCTCGGCGGCTGGGCGACGTCGGCGAAGGGGTCGACGACCGAAGACCCCGGCCCCGACCTGGCCAGCTACCCGCTCAGCCAGGTGCCCGAGGAGGCGGCCGGGCTGGTCCGTGCGCTGCTCACCGCCGACCGCAACCAGCAGTACCTGCGGCTACAGATGACCAGCGAACAACTCGCGGCAGCGCCCCCTCCCGTCGACTTCCGCCCGTTTATCATCGCCGACGCCGACACCGGCCACGGCGGAGATCCGCACGTGCGCAACCTGATTCGTCGGTTCGTGGAGGCGGGGGTGCCCGGCTACCACATCGAGGACCAGCGGCCGGGCACCAAGAAGTGCGGCCATCAGGGCGGCAAGGTGCTGGTGCCCTCCGACGAGCAGATCAAACGGCTCAACACCGCCCGCTTCCAGCTCGACATCATGCGGGTGCCGGGCATCATCGTGGCCCGCACCGACGCCGAGGCGGCCAACCTGATCGACAGCCGCGCCGACGAGCGCGACCAGCCGTTCCTGCTCGGGGTGACGAACCTCAAGGTGCCGTCGTACAAGTCGTGCTATCTGGCGATGATGCGGCGCTTCTATGAGGCGGGCGTCACCGAACTCAACGGCCATCTGCTCTACGCGCTGCCCGAAGGCGAGTACACCACCGCCAACGCCTGGCTCGACCACCATGGCATCGGCGATGCGGTGGCCGAGGCCGCCTCGGAGTACCGGGACCGCCCCGACGGTGAGATCGACGCGATCTTCGACCGGGTCGAATCCAAGGCCGTCGACGCCTGGCAGCTCGACGCCGGCTTGATGACCTACGGCGAGGCGGTCGCCGAGCTGCTCGAGTTCCGCGAGAGCGAGGGTGAGCAACTCGACATGAGCGTCGCGGAGTGGCGGGCGTTCGCCGAGCGCGCCCCTCTCTACACCGCGCGCGAGAAGGCCAGGGAGATCGGGGCGGCGGTCGGCTGGGACTGCGAGCTGGCCAAGACGCCGGAAGGCTACTACCAGGTTCGCGGCGGTATCCCCTACGCGATCGCGAAATCGCTTGCCGCCGCGCCGTTCGCCGACATCCTGTGGATGGAGACCAAGACCGCCGACCTTGCCGACGCACGCGAGTTCGCCGAGGCGATTCACGCCGAGTTCCCGGAAAAGATGTTGGCCTACAACCTGTCACCCTCGTTCAACTGGGACACGACCGGCATGACGGATGACGAGATGCGGGTCTTTCCCGAAGAACTCGGAAAGATGGGTTTCGTCTTCAACTTCATCACCTACGGCGGTCATCAGGTCGACGGTGTCGCGTCCGAGGAGTTCGCCACCGCGTTGCGCCAGGACGGCATGCTCGCGCTTGCGCGGCTGCAGCGCAAGATGCGCCTGGTCGAATCGCCTTACCGCACACCGCAGACGCTCGTCGGCGGGCCGCGCAGCGATGCCGCGCTTGCCGCGTCGTCGGGCCGCCTGGCGACCACCAAGGCGATGGGCAAGGGTTCGACCCAGCACCAGCATCTGGTGCAGACCGAGGTGCCCAAGAAGCTGCTCGAGGAGTGGCTGGCGATGTGGGGTGAGCACTACAAACTCGACGAGCGGCTGCGGGTGCAGTTGCGCCCGACCCGGCCCGGGTCAGACGTGCTGGAACTGGGCATCTTCGGTGAGCGTGACGGTGAGGACGAGAAACTCGCCAACGTGATCGTCGACCCGATCAAGGACCGGCACGGCCGCAGCATCCTGACGGTGCGCGACCAGAACACGTTCGCCGAGAAGCTGCGCCAGAAGCGCCTGATGAGCGTGGTGCACCTGTGGCTGATCCACCGGTTCAAGCCGGAGATCATGTACTACGTCACGCCGACCGAGGACAACATCTATCAGACCGAGAAGATGAAGTCGCACGGCATCTTCACCGACGTGTACCAGGAGGTCGGCGAGATCATCGTGGCCGACATCAACCAGCCGAGGATCGAGGAGCTGCTGGCCCCCGATCGCGAGGCGCTGGGCCGGTTGATCCGCAAGGAGGATTAGGGCCGCTGACCCCCCGCGGGGCCGCGGACCGGTGCCCTCTCGCGCGGACCTGCAGCGGACCCTTGCCCTCTCGCGGACTCGGTCGGCGCAGCGCCCACCTATCAGCGAAAAAGTCGCTGGGAGCGAATTTTTCGCTGTGAGGTGGGCATCGAAGGTGATGCTGACAGCTGGGCCCTGGGAGAATGTTTCGCTGTGAGGTGGGCCGCGCGAGAGTGCCCCAGGTGTTCGGCGGCGAGATGTGTACGACCTTCATCGCGGTCATCTCGTCGAGCAGTTCCGGGCCGAAGCCGAAGCCGTTACCGCTCGCGCGGCGCGGTTGCGATGCCCCGCCGGGCGCTCCGCCGAACACATCGTTGATCTTCACGGTGCCCACCGGTAGAGCTCGCCACGCCTCTTGAGCGTGCCCCATGTCTGCGGTCAGAACGGTCGCGGCCAGGCCGTAGCGGTCGTCGGCCGCTTCACGCAACGCGGTGTCGAAGTCCGGAACCACTCGTACCGGGGCCACCGGACCGAAGGTCTCCTCAGAGAACACCAACATCTCCGGTGTGCAGTCGGCGAGCACCGTCGGCGGGTAGAACAGACCGTGCGCCACCACGTCGACGTCGGGCGCCGAGGCAAGCTGGCCGCCGACCGATCCGTCACCGTCGAGGATTTCCAGCACGCCGTCGGGAAGTTGCTCGGCCAACAGTTGGGCGAACCGCCGACCGGTCGCCGGACACCGCTCACTTGGCTTGTGCACCACCGTATTTCCCGTCACCAGCGCCGCGCCCAGCAGGCCGGCCGCCACAGCGACCGGATCGTTCCACGGGGTGAGTACCGCAACGACGCCGCGCGGTTCGGGGACCATCAGATCGGTTGCTGACCAGGAGCCGTGCAGGCTGCGGCCGCGATGCCGCGGGCCGAGTTCGACGTACTGCACCAGCGTGCCCGCGCCCGCGTCGACTCCGCCCAACGCGTCG includes:
- the fbpC_1 gene encoding putative esterase is translated as MTLRHSWARRMMAGALAALLIPGLVAAVGGTSTAAAYSRPGLPVETLMVPSAAMGRDIPVKFQGGGPHAVYLLDGLRARDDNSGWDIETAAFENYFESGLSVVMPVGGMSSFYTNWQGPAVGNGGRYSYQWETFLTSELPAYLSANKGVSPSGNAVVGLSMSGSAALILAAYHPGQFRYAASLSGFLNLSEGIWPLLVGVAMRDAGGFSATAMWGPPGSSAWKRNDPTVNVGKLVANGTRIWVYCGNGVPSELGGGGDIAGQFLETITLDSNKSFQQAYQAAGGGNGTFNFPANGTHGWGYWGSQLAAMKGDIQATLGA
- the fadD_9 gene encoding acyl-CoA synthetase, whose protein sequence is MTQQPRPTVPALLAHACHEFGDHTYLVTPTDRLTYREAHERSARIARWLLGQGVGKGTRVGLFFPNGVDWVLWWLAASRIGALVVPLSTLYAPAEIAKVTRLADVALIVAPRRVLSIDVADRFEAAWPELTTQRGGGLAMTGAPYLRRLVFVDGPVPPWATRWDGDADGLPDELLAAAEAEVSPADLAVVIHTSGSTADPKGVMHTHGTLVRQTSTWPNAIRAVSKSEGAVRILCAMPFFWVGGLLAATGALHEPVTVLVMPKLDAEGALDLIERERAAGVVGWPAFTQRLREHPSFPGRDLACAPMLRDGPLDIAMVDVPDGYPVHRTMSETAGGFAYTDMCIVDDDGALVSDGQVGELLIRGIGVMAGYNKRERSETFDEDGWYHTGDRVYRRPGDPRLFYVGRTTDMIKAAGANVSPLEVQAVIEESPAVAQCLVLGIDDPLRGEQVCAVVVPAAARVDIDALAAHARAHLSTYKVPTRWVLASSDQIPILSSGKFDRRTLSTMIVDGVLESVVR
- the dhmA_1 gene encoding alpha/beta hydrolase, with the translated sequence MCCAGLRVIAPDNIGYGRSDKPTDPTAYTFKRHVDWIHSAITRLDLTEITLVVQDWGGPIGLSVLARDPDRFARVLATNTILHTCDPGLAGKLEWPHHAVGDGQVILQETLLDYVAYYQRSPELVPSFSLDAVAGPLSPDVRAAYDAPFPDRSYTAGLRQMTALIPLTRNDPGAAIGRETMAALGQWRRPFLTAYSDGDPATRGWDKIFAEHVPGAKNQPHTTVTGAGHFIQEQRGDELGRIITEFIARTG
- the hsaA_3 gene encoding acyl-CoA dehydrogenase type 2, encoding MTSTLETSASAGDITAKARGLRDLVAREAGESERLRTLSPTVVEAMWDTGLMTAFNPAPAGGSEPSFAEMIETWIEMAWQDGSFGWIGIANLPSSFAAAAYLPDAGFAEVFTAHDNRVTMGGQFFPNGQGAAVPGGYRLTGSWSFGSGIGHAQYVAAGFLPMDGTEMRWVSEGVPDMQIAILPREQVSFNDGWHVQGLKGTGSYDYSVEDVFVPADRTFALFTREPLRGSWPATRMGMMPVTAAGHASWALGVAKSMLDDVEELAATKFRMSDMASLASRPTFQKGLAHHVAAWRAARLLVLDAFATAEASVAAGEDLTPTLRADMRVAAVYATDVARQCAEWAHLAAGTSAIREGSRLERAFRDMYTGTQHAFISEKVSIDAAQVWLGIIDDQFGL
- a CDS encoding NADH dehydrogenase, FAD-containing subunit — its product is MKNIVILGGGYTGMATATALAGRLKRRDNVHITLVNAQTRFTERLRLHQVASGQELNNLPIPDRLTGTGIEFVHGWVTGIDADAQTVRIDDATILRYDTLVYALGAVADSNGVPGVDEFAYTLNSAQDAQLLAEHLKRIGDGPVVVAGAGLTGVESAAEIAEQHPELDIVLLSRQFPGAMMGEKARARLHAGLERLGVRVRAGVEIVKVMADGVALADGEVVPAQAVLWTTGVRVSPMAATAGLTVDERGRIVTDESLRSVSHPNVYAVGDAAAVQQGYGIIHGTCQSGIPTGVHTAASIARELKGKSPKRFRFGYIHQPVSLGRDDAVIQFTHADDSPGWFYLAGRFAVAYKEAVSSSPWTTYRLLKLIPAFGAAMWRRGGRLTK
- a CDS encoding RNA polymerase sigma-70 factor, TIGR02957 family — encoded protein: MTDDQQTFADHRNLLFAIAYRILGSAADAEDVVQDAWFKWSADDRSQVSDPKAYLSRIVSNLSMDRLRSTQRQRETYVGPWLPEPILTASDAADDAVTADSVSLAMLVVLETLSPLERAVFVLKEAFDFSYAEIAEAVERSESAVRQAAHRAREHVQARRPRFEADRAKKRQVTERFFAASVGGDINALLEMLAPEVTLWTDGGGKVRQALRPLIGAANVARWLAGTAKRPYEGIEIADMTAEVVEINGGPGIVLSGAGRIIATLTVDLDDDGRIATIHNIANPDKLRAIAGGQARSLT
- the ripA_2 gene encoding cell wall-associated hydrolase, invasion-associated protein, whose product is MRRIYALVIGVALLVAIPGVAVAAPSSRSAANQQAVDLVIARGLAQRGVPFSYGGGDANGPTKGSGTPENVAGLDREGHIVGLDPALSTVGFDASGLMVYSFAGIGVKLPRSSGAQYNVGQKVLPSEALPGDLIFYGPNGDQSVALFLGNGQMLETADTGVTVSPVRTSNMAPYLVRIIK
- the lhgO gene encoding FAD dependent oxidoreductase, translating into MTERIAVVGGGIIGVAVAREIVRRRPDSDVTLFEKENRLASHQTGRNSGVVHAGLYYQPGSQKAVLCRRGVSLLEEFCAERGIRRIACGKVLVALTDEEKDRLADIERRASANGVPRVRIIGPEELLELEPNVRGIAALHSPSTSIVDYAEVTRELAADATNAGAKVLLGHEVTGLRVGDSDVVVSTRTEGIGDQARFDRAVVCGGLQSDRLAEMAGDGPNPVIMPFRGEYYALKPHRRDLVNGLVYPVPDPRYPFLGVHLTPRVDGQVLIGPNAVLALAREGYTWGTVSLRDLSAIASTPAFWRFARRHWRTGVREVSGSLSKRRFITAARAYVPSLRDKDAVPGTAGVRAQALDPDGGLVDDFRISVRGRVVVLRNAPSPAATSALAIAERIADTFEAST